One window of Vespa velutina chromosome 2, iVesVel2.1, whole genome shotgun sequence genomic DNA carries:
- the LOC124946943 gene encoding oxygen-dependent coproporphyrinogen-III oxidase isoform X2 produces MAAKTIFKNWSKFHGILYNHLTRSHNKGTTLKFLGAGVATGIVLYNVTGSKVIAAQTELNITNFMAQPITSVDKLQENSDDMKTKMELLILKIQDRWARAEGGGGITCVLQNGTVFEKAGVNISVVSGLLPSTAIQQMRARGKQIDEGSLPFFAAGVSAVIHPRNPMVPTIHFNYRYFEIENKDGSIQWWFGGGTDLTPYYLNEEDVKHFHSTLKEACDKHNLSYYAKFKKWCDDYFYINHRGECRGVGGIFFDDLDIPSQNEAFLFVKSCAEAVIPSYIPLVKLHKNDGYGYAERQWQLLRRGRYVEFNLIYDRGTKFGLYTPGARYESILMSLPLNAKWEYMHEPNPNSEEAKLVEVLKNPRDWLNLT; encoded by the exons ATGGCTgctaaaacaatatttaaaaattggaGCAAATTTCATggcattttatataatcatttaactAGATCTCACAATAAAGGAACAACTTTAAAATTTCTTGGAGCAGGTGTTGCAACTGGAATTGTATTGTACAATGTAACTGGTAGTAAAGTTATTGCAGCACAAACTGAATTAAATATCACAAATTTTATGGCACAACCTATTACTTCTGTTGATAAACTACAAGAAAATTCTGATGACATGAAAACAAAGATGGAACTTCTAATCTTAAAAATACAAG ATCGTTGGGCTAGAGCAGAAGGAGGTGGTGGTATCACTTGTGTTTTGCAAAATGGAACTGTATTTGAGAAAGCTGGTGTTAATATTTCGGTAGTATCTGGTTTACTACCATCAACAGCAATACAACAAATGAGAGCACGAGGAAAACAAATAGATGAAGGATCTTTACCATTTTTTGCAGCTGGTGTAAGTGCTGTTATTCATCCACGTAATCCCATGGTTCCTactatacattttaattaccgatattttgaaattgaaaataaagatgGTTCAATTCAATGGTGGTTTGGAGGTGGTACAGATCTAACaccttattatttaaatgaagaaGATGTGAAACATTTTCATAGCACATTAAAAGAAGCTTGTGACAAGcataatttatcatattatgcGAAGTTCAAAAAATGGTgtgatgattatttttatattaatcacaGAGGAGAATGTCGTGGTGTAGGAGGAATCTTTTTTGATGATTTAGACATCCCAAGTCAGAATGAAGCATTTTTGTTTGTAAAATCATGTGCAGAAGCAGTTATACCATCTTATATCCCACTGGTAAAACTACATAAAAATGATGGCTATGGATATGCCGAAAGACAGTGGCAATTGTTACGCAGAGGAAGATATGtagaatttaatttgatatatgaTCGTGGTACAAAATTTGGATTATATACACCTGGTGCTCGGTATGAAAGTATTTTAATGTCTTTGCCTTTAAATGCTAAATGGGAATATATGCATGAACCTAATCCGAATTCAGAAGAAGCAAAACTTGTAGAAGTACTTAAAAATCCAAGAGATTGGTtaaatttaacataa
- the LOC124946943 gene encoding oxygen-dependent coproporphyrinogen-III oxidase isoform X1, protein MAAKTIFKNWSKFHGILYNHLTRSHNKGTTLKFLGAGVATGIVLYNVTGSKVIAAQTELNITNFMAQPITSVDKLQENSDDMKTKMELLILKIQGDFCKQLESLEDDNSHFKVDRWARAEGGGGITCVLQNGTVFEKAGVNISVVSGLLPSTAIQQMRARGKQIDEGSLPFFAAGVSAVIHPRNPMVPTIHFNYRYFEIENKDGSIQWWFGGGTDLTPYYLNEEDVKHFHSTLKEACDKHNLSYYAKFKKWCDDYFYINHRGECRGVGGIFFDDLDIPSQNEAFLFVKSCAEAVIPSYIPLVKLHKNDGYGYAERQWQLLRRGRYVEFNLIYDRGTKFGLYTPGARYESILMSLPLNAKWEYMHEPNPNSEEAKLVEVLKNPRDWLNLT, encoded by the coding sequence ATGGCTgctaaaacaatatttaaaaattggaGCAAATTTCATggcattttatataatcatttaactAGATCTCACAATAAAGGAACAACTTTAAAATTTCTTGGAGCAGGTGTTGCAACTGGAATTGTATTGTACAATGTAACTGGTAGTAAAGTTATTGCAGCACAAACTGAATTAAATATCACAAATTTTATGGCACAACCTATTACTTCTGTTGATAAACTACAAGAAAATTCTGATGACATGAAAACAAAGATGGAACTTCTAATCTTAAAAATACAAGGTGATTTTTGCAAACAATTAGAATCTTTAGAAGATGATAATTCCCATTTCAAAGTAGATCGTTGGGCTAGAGCAGAAGGAGGTGGTGGTATCACTTGTGTTTTGCAAAATGGAACTGTATTTGAGAAAGCTGGTGTTAATATTTCGGTAGTATCTGGTTTACTACCATCAACAGCAATACAACAAATGAGAGCACGAGGAAAACAAATAGATGAAGGATCTTTACCATTTTTTGCAGCTGGTGTAAGTGCTGTTATTCATCCACGTAATCCCATGGTTCCTactatacattttaattaccgatattttgaaattgaaaataaagatgGTTCAATTCAATGGTGGTTTGGAGGTGGTACAGATCTAACaccttattatttaaatgaagaaGATGTGAAACATTTTCATAGCACATTAAAAGAAGCTTGTGACAAGcataatttatcatattatgcGAAGTTCAAAAAATGGTgtgatgattatttttatattaatcacaGAGGAGAATGTCGTGGTGTAGGAGGAATCTTTTTTGATGATTTAGACATCCCAAGTCAGAATGAAGCATTTTTGTTTGTAAAATCATGTGCAGAAGCAGTTATACCATCTTATATCCCACTGGTAAAACTACATAAAAATGATGGCTATGGATATGCCGAAAGACAGTGGCAATTGTTACGCAGAGGAAGATATGtagaatttaatttgatatatgaTCGTGGTACAAAATTTGGATTATATACACCTGGTGCTCGGTATGAAAGTATTTTAATGTCTTTGCCTTTAAATGCTAAATGGGAATATATGCATGAACCTAATCCGAATTCAGAAGAAGCAAAACTTGTAGAAGTACTTAAAAATCCAAGAGATTGGTtaaatttaacataa
- the LOC124946941 gene encoding serine--tRNA ligase, mitochondrial isoform X1, whose amino-acid sequence MNYSKVKMKLKEGFRQLIKMRRFCTQFKNLTEKNIEDTKLHMPEPEYNIKFLCNPLNREYIINNVKKRKGIGNIDKVLELSKQTGQREMFLNELSKIPNDTDSVVFKYGNTPHKLKLCGSKPVFNFEPKEFSYLAKKLKLMRTQGLGSLMGSRCYIFQGELAELENALINYTVRKLINHGFQFVSVPDIIPTEVIKRCGLLTDGPRTLIYNLSKNYGDDYSLSGTAEMSLAAKLINSKFSYKDLPLKMAAISRCYRAEISSLIHEKGIYRVHQFTKVEMFVCSEQNKSLEIFQYLQNIQEDLFSSLGLHFQILDMPAHELGASAYRKVDMEGWMPGRKLFGELSSCSNCTDYQSRRLNIKYQSHNGEFIHVHTLNGTACAIPRMIIALCETHQTEHGRIKIPEPLIPFMNGKTLIRKQSIASTSIYK is encoded by the exons atgaattactcaaaagttaaaatgaaattgaaagaagGATTTCGACAATTAATAAAGATGAGGAGATTTTGTACGCAG TTTAAAAACTTAACAGAAAAGAACATTGAAGACACAAAATTACATATGCCAGAAccagaatataatataaaatttttatgcaATCCTTTAAATCGtgaatacattataaataatgtgaaAAAGCGGAAGGGAATTGGTAACATAGATAAAGTTCTTGAATTATCTAAGCAAACAGGACAACGTGAAatgtttttaaatgaattaagtAAAATACCAAATGATACAGATTCAGTTGTATTTAAATATGGAAATACACCACACAAATTAAAACTATGTGGATCTAAGCCTGTATTTAATTTTGAgccaaaagaattttcttatttagcTAAAAAGTTAAAACTTATGAGGACACAAGGATTGGGATCTTTAATGGGAAGTCgatgttatatatttcaagGTGAATTGGCTGAATTAGAAAATGCTCTTATCAATTATACAGTAAGAAAGTTAATTAATCATGGATTTCAATTTGTGTCTGTACCGGACATCATACCAACTGAAGTCATAAAAAGATGTGGCTTGCTAACAGATGGTCCAAGaacacttatatataatttgagtAAAAATTATGGAGATGATTACAGTTTGTCAGGAACAGCTGAGATGTCATTAGCTGCAAAGTTGATAAAttctaaattttcttataaagatTTACCATTAAAAATGGCAGCTATTAGTAGATGTTATAGAGCAGAAATATCAAGCCTTATAcatgaaaaaggaatatatag GGTTCATCAATTTACCAAAGTTGAAATGTTTGTTTGCTCTGAACAAAACAAatctttagaaatatttcaatatttacaaaatatacaggaagatttattctcttctttagGATTACATTTTCAAATACTTGATATGCCAGCTCATGAATTGGGTGCTTCTGCTTATAG GAAAGTAGATATGGAAGGTTGGATGCCTGGAAGAAAACTATTTGGTGAATTGTCAAGCTGTAGTAATTGTACAGATTATCAGTCTCGcagattaaatataaaatatcaatcacATAATGGCGAATTTATTCATGTTCATACGTTAAATGGTACAGCGTGTGCAATACCTCGTATGATAATTGCATTATGTGAAACTCATCAAACCGAACATGGGCGTATTAAAATTCCGGAACCATTGATACCATTTATGAACGGTAAAACATTAATACGAAAACAATCAATTGCATCGACaagcatatataaataa
- the LOC124946941 gene encoding serine--tRNA ligase, mitochondrial isoform X2, whose amino-acid sequence MNYSKVKMKLKEGFRQLIKMRRFCTQFKNLTEKNIEDTKLHMPEPEYNIKFLCNPLNREYIINNVKKRKGIGNIDKVLELSKQTGQREMFLNELSKIPNDTDSVVFKYGNTPHKLKLCGSKPVFNFEPKEFSYLAKKLKLMRTQGLGSLMGSRCYIFQVIKRCGLLTDGPRTLIYNLSKNYGDDYSLSGTAEMSLAAKLINSKFSYKDLPLKMAAISRCYRAEISSLIHEKGIYRVHQFTKVEMFVCSEQNKSLEIFQYLQNIQEDLFSSLGLHFQILDMPAHELGASAYRKVDMEGWMPGRKLFGELSSCSNCTDYQSRRLNIKYQSHNGEFIHVHTLNGTACAIPRMIIALCETHQTEHGRIKIPEPLIPFMNGKTLIRKQSIASTSIYK is encoded by the exons atgaattactcaaaagttaaaatgaaattgaaagaagGATTTCGACAATTAATAAAGATGAGGAGATTTTGTACGCAG TTTAAAAACTTAACAGAAAAGAACATTGAAGACACAAAATTACATATGCCAGAAccagaatataatataaaatttttatgcaATCCTTTAAATCGtgaatacattataaataatgtgaaAAAGCGGAAGGGAATTGGTAACATAGATAAAGTTCTTGAATTATCTAAGCAAACAGGACAACGTGAAatgtttttaaatgaattaagtAAAATACCAAATGATACAGATTCAGTTGTATTTAAATATGGAAATACACCACACAAATTAAAACTATGTGGATCTAAGCCTGTATTTAATTTTGAgccaaaagaattttcttatttagcTAAAAAGTTAAAACTTATGAGGACACAAGGATTGGGATCTTTAATGGGAAGTCgatgttatatatttcaag TCATAAAAAGATGTGGCTTGCTAACAGATGGTCCAAGaacacttatatataatttgagtAAAAATTATGGAGATGATTACAGTTTGTCAGGAACAGCTGAGATGTCATTAGCTGCAAAGTTGATAAAttctaaattttcttataaagatTTACCATTAAAAATGGCAGCTATTAGTAGATGTTATAGAGCAGAAATATCAAGCCTTATAcatgaaaaaggaatatatag GGTTCATCAATTTACCAAAGTTGAAATGTTTGTTTGCTCTGAACAAAACAAatctttagaaatatttcaatatttacaaaatatacaggaagatttattctcttctttagGATTACATTTTCAAATACTTGATATGCCAGCTCATGAATTGGGTGCTTCTGCTTATAG GAAAGTAGATATGGAAGGTTGGATGCCTGGAAGAAAACTATTTGGTGAATTGTCAAGCTGTAGTAATTGTACAGATTATCAGTCTCGcagattaaatataaaatatcaatcacATAATGGCGAATTTATTCATGTTCATACGTTAAATGGTACAGCGTGTGCAATACCTCGTATGATAATTGCATTATGTGAAACTCATCAAACCGAACATGGGCGTATTAAAATTCCGGAACCATTGATACCATTTATGAACGGTAAAACATTAATACGAAAACAATCAATTGCATCGACaagcatatataaataa